Proteins encoded within one genomic window of Ctenopharyngodon idella isolate HZGC_01 chromosome 6, HZGC01, whole genome shotgun sequence:
- the igfbp5a gene encoding insulin-like growth factor-binding protein 5a — MLLSLCTLMTFVWGLPGISASYVPCEPCDQKALSMCPPVRMGCQVVKEPGCGCCLTCALTEGQACGVYTGTCGQGLRCLPRSGEEKPLHALLYGKGVCMNEKLGLYKPLHMPKDQESHEDALVPEVMEDLLPQAKVPLFQRDHINSKKAHAMQKDRKRQQAKLRTRGHMDYTVIGMDKHQSDIGPCRKKLDGIIQRMKDTSRVMALSLYLPNCDKKGFFKRKQCKPSRGRKRGICWCVDKHGVQMPGTDFNGGNIQCKDLESNGNNNE; from the exons ATGCTGCTAAGTTTGTGTACTCTGATGACATTTGTATGGGGTCTACCCGGCATTTCTGCATCGTACGTTCCCTGTGAGCCATGCGATCAGAAGGCGCTGTCCATGTGTCCACCGGTGCGGATGGGGTGTCAGGTGGTGAAGGAGCCCGGCTGCGGATGCTGCTTGACCTGCGCACTGACCGAGGGCCAGGCGTGTGGAGTCTACACGGGGACATGTGGACAGGGACTGCGCTGCCTGCCTCGGAGCGGAGAGGAAAAGCCGCTACACGCTCTGCTTTACGGCAAAGGAGTTTGCATGAACGAGAAGCTAGGTCTATACAAACCACTTCATATGCCGAAGG ATCAAGAGTCACATGAAGACGCTCTGGTTCCAGAGGTAATGGAGGATCTGCTTCCTCAGGCTAAGGTTCCATTATTCCAACGAGACCACATCAACAGCAAGAAGGCCCACGCCATGCAAAAGGATCGGAAGAGACAGCAGGCTAAACTCAGGACAAGGGGTCATATGGACTACACGGTCATCGGAATGGACAAACATCAGTCTGACATT GGTCCATGTCGAAAAAAGCTGGATGGGATTATCCAGAGGATGAAGGACACCTCCAGAGTCATGGCTCTTTCTCTGTACCTTCCCAACTGTGATAAGAAAGGCTTCTTCAAGCGCAAACAG TGTAAACCCTCCAGGGGGCGCAAGCGAGGCATCTGCTGGTGCGTAGACAAGCATGGAGTTCAAATGCCAGGCACTGATTTTAATGGAGGAAACATCCAGTGTAAAGATCTTGAAAGCAACGGCAACAACAACGAATGA